TTGAACACGATACGCCACTCGACATCATCACCAACCGGTTCAAAGTGCAGAGCAGAACAAGCAGCATGAAGTTTTTCTTGTGAATTTGTTCCATATATAACTGCTGTCGGACCATCTGCACCACCAATAACACCAACAACAAAACAGGAACTACTGCCAACTGGACGGAACGAATGATCGTCTGGTGTAACTTCTATCGGTCTATCGCCTTCATCACAGTCAAAAACCGAAATGTTCTCCATCGGTTCAGGGGTAAGTGTATAACTCATGGCAATATAATGTGTCGGATAAATCCAGCGATCAGAACCAAAACTATTTTGAGGAACTGTCTGCTGTTCTATTTCCTGCACGGTCAGTGTATGGGTTATTCCGCTAACAGGATGGGAAAACATAAATGAATCTCCGGGTGCGTGAACTTTGAAATGTGAGCCTGGAACTTGTCCTGGTTGCTGCTCCATTGTAAGAAAAAGTTTATTGATTTCAGGGTGATGCTTGGTTCCCCAAGGAAATACGTCTCTGCATATGACCCAGCCATAAGTACTATCCAGCCCATAATGGTCGATTGCCCATTTTGCTTCCAACTCATTGATAACGCCATCTGGCAGACAAGGATTAAAGCTCACAGCGCAGCCATGGGTTGTCTGTAATATTTTCTCGTTTAACTTCAAGCAAGGTTTGAAGTTAAAACAAAGTGGGTTTTCCCATTCCATCTGCATCTGTTGCTCACGGGTAAAATTTTCACATGAGTCATTTTCCCAGTCCAGATTCCATTTTTTCATGAAGTCACGGATGCTTTCTGAATCAACTCGCATACAAAAATCAACGACAAGTCCTTTGCTACATGAATAAGCTGCCGGAATTACCCAATGATATCCAGCCCAATCGAATTGTTTATCCAGCTTGATCTCTTTTCCGGCACGGTCTTTACCTCGATGTCCCCAGAAATCTCCATCAAAGTAGACCTTCCATTCAGGGGCAACCAATTCTGCTTCTGAAGTCATATCATTATCGTAATAATCTTCTGTGTATTTAATCTGACTGTAATCAAAGGAAGATTGCAGGTTTTTGATATATGTCCACGGTTGTTCCATAGGCAACAAATTCATCTTCTCTGAAATTTCCGATAAAGTTTGCTGTTGTTCCTGGGTTGTAGGGTTTTCATTGAGAAAGGCTTCAAACTGTGCTTCGTTCCACATCCACGCTTGTTCCACTGCCGCCACATCACCACAAGCCAGTATAAGCCGCAGAAAGTCGGTAAAATTTTCAGCTACTGGATGAACATAATCAGGAGAAGTATTCATGGGGCTGACAGAGAAAACCATCTCTCCAAATCCACGAATGAAACAGAAGTGGATACCATCTATCCCTGCCCATCCAAAAACCGATGCCCCTTTTGGGGTACAAAAATAATTTGTATTATCCTCACGGAGTTCAACTCCCACAGGACTTAAATCGACACCCCGCTGTAAAAATTTTTTCAAAATTCTATTCATTAAGCATCCCCCCATAAAATTAGTGCTATCACGCTCTTTATTGTAGTAAATTTTATCACAAGAGTGTGAATAAATCTACTGGCGAATGCTGAAACCGCCCGAACAGTTTCTTTCTGCTCAGGCGGCTTTCTTCATCTATTTTCTTTCTTCTGCTGCACTTGTTCATGGGCTTCCTGCTGAACATCAGCCCAGCGGAAAAGCCATACTTGAAGTGACTTTCACTTTCTTCACATTGGGCGATTGCTGTCTGCGCCCGGAGTTCCTGCACCAGCTCATAGTCCTCTTTGCTGAGCCGTTGGGACAACTGCTCCATGAGCTTTTCACAGGCTATGACTGCCTTTCGGTATTCCGGTGATGTAGGTACAACTGTCTCGCAGGGATAAAACTCCCCATTATACATGGCTTCCAAAATCATAGCTTTACCTCTCTCAACAGTAGATTAGTTCCGTCTTGATGATTTCCTCTGCCCGGCAGCGGATGGAGTTCATTGACTGCACCCATAACATCTGATTTTCCGCTTTCATGGCTTCGGTCACGCCCTCGGCTTTCATCATCTGCCGGATAATCAAGTCCAGCCTGTCTGCCGCCTGCTCGTTCAGATCGGCAACGACGGTGTGGAGCCTGCCGGACAAAATTAGCTCGTTGTAAAGCATGGGACGGTGCAATTTCAGATAGGACTGGTGCAAGCGTCCCCAATGCCCAATAGGTCGGCGTTCCTCCGGCAGCTTCAAGTCCGGCACATAGTAGTCGCCCACCAACACATAGTCCATACCGTTCTCATGGATTCTCGGTTTCAACTCTTTCATAAAATCACGCTCCCTTTCTCGGTCCCAGCTGCGGCAAACTGCTCACCGGGATAAATACCCCTCTGGCAATATCCTCGGTGCGGATTGCCTGTTTTCTGGCTTCAATCTCCGCTTTTTTCTTGGCTTTCGTGCGCTCCTCATACTCTTTCTGTTTACCATTGGCTTTCCGCTTCAAGTAGTTCTGGTGGAGCCTGTCCTTGCGTTCCTCACGCTTGCGGATTTCCTCTAATTCTTCCGGGGTCAGCTCCACTTCGCCAAACGCAGGGGGAACGAAACGACCCACGAAATTGAAGTAAATCTCGACCTCCTGTGTGGTCTGAATACTGCCCTTGCGGTCACGCTCATGCACAAGGATTTTCTCAATAAACTCATTGAGCATGGCAATCGTCAGCTTGTCGAAGTTCTCATACTTGTCAATCAGAGCGATAAAACGGTCAGCGTCCTTTTCGTGTTTTTCATAGCTCTTGATAGCTTTTTCCAGAGCAGAGATTTCGGCGGTAAGCTCGGACTGTTCCTTTTCGTATTGAGCGTCCAGAGTGGCGTATCTGCTGTCGGACAGCTTGCCTAAAATGTTGTCCTCATAGATTTTGCAGAGCAGGACTTCCAGCTCGGAAACTCTCTGCTTTGCGGTGGCAAGGCGTGTCCGCTGTTTCCTGACCTCTGTGGTCTGCTGGCTGGACTGCGCTTCCTGCACCACACGGACAAACTCGGCTCGGTCATGCTTGGCATACTCGGCAATAGCTTTGAGCATTTCGGAAACAAGGGACAGAACCACATCTTCATTGATACGGTGCTGTGTCGTGCAGAGCTTTCCAACTGGGACTTTGCTGTATTGGGAACAGGTATATTGAGAAATACGCTTGCCGTTGTTGGTACGGTGGACATACATCTTGCCGCCGCAATCGGCACAATAGAGCAAGCCCGTGAGGGGAGCTGCTTCGCCCCAGCCGTCCGGGTAGCGTCTGACATTCCCACGGATTTTCTGCACAAGGTCAAAGGTCTGCTGGTCAATGATAGGCTCATGGGTATTCTCGAAAATTGTCCATTCGTCCTCCGGGACATAATGGCTTTTCTTGTCCTTGAAGTGCTTTCGGGTCTTGAAATTGATGGTGTGTCCCAGATATTCACGCTTTTCAAGAATGTTGCAGATGGTGGAAGAACCCCAGTCGTACACATCTTTGAAAGTCTTATTCTTGTTCACACCCTCGCCGTGCTGGGCAAGGTAAGCGGACGGAATAAGCACCTTTTCCGATTTCAGTTTGCTGGCGATCTGATACGGACCGTAGCCGTCAATCGTCATGGAAAAGATACGCTTTACCACTTCGGCGGCTTCGGGGTCAATCAACCATTGGTCTCTGGCTTCATTCCAGAGATAGCCGTAAATGACCGTGCCTGTAAGGTGCTTGCCGGACTTGCCTTTGGACTGGAAAGTGGAACGGATTTTACGGCTGGTGTCTCTGGCGTAATACTCGTTCATAATGTTGCGGAAAGGGGTAAAATCATCGTCCCCTCTGGCACTGTCCACGCCGTCATTGATGGCGATAAGGCGAACGCCACGCTGACGCAGGATTTCCATAATCTGACCGACTTTCAGATAGTCACGACCCATGCGGCTCATGTCCTTGATACACAGATACTCCACATTTCCGGCTTCAACCTCTTTCATCATTGCCAGAAATCCGGGACGGTCAAAGCAAGTGCCGCTAATGCCATCGTCCGTGAAATGGACAATGTTTGTAAAGCCCTGCCGTGCGGCGAACTCCTCCAACATAGCCTTTTGATTGGAAATGGAATTGCTCTCACGCTGTTGGTCATCATCTTTGCCAAAGTCATCACGGCTCAGTCGTTCGTACAGAGCTGTGATTTTCTCGCTTTTTCTCATAGCTTGCGCTCCTTTCTTCGGTTTTAGGTTGTGTGTTCTAAGAGACTTCCCAACCGCTTGATTAAGAAGTCTTTTAGAGCATACAACACCTGCAGCCAGCTTGTAAAGTTTGTACTGCCGTCCGGTAAAGCTGTTGGGCTTCTTTTTGCCAGTTCTTCAAACAGCAGATCCACCGGGTTCTGGTATTCCTCGTCGTCCTCCAGCACCTGCATGGTGTTCAGCATTTCCAGCAGGGTGGCGAAGTTTTGCTCCTCGACCGGGGCTGTTTGTGTGCCCGTTTCCGAAAATTTTTGCTCGCCGGGTAATATTTGCGATCTTACCGACGAATGCACTAACGGCTGTCAGGGTGGAACCATTTCAGATGCACACTCTTACTGTGGTTCCTCTTGCTGACAATAGTTCATTCACAGTAGTGGATAGCTTATAAATTTCTAATTGGGTTTGCATAATGGAAAGCCTCGTTGATTTTGCTATACAAGCGAAATCAACGAGGCTTTTAAAGATGTTGACAATTTTGCTACTATGTTATACAATATAGTAAAGACATTTTTCAATAGAAAAGAGGTGAAGACATAATGGGAAGCAACCCACAACTACTCAAAGGTGTAATAGAATTTTGTGTCCTAAAAATAATTAGTCAGAAACCGACTTACGGATATGAAATACTATCACAGCTAAAAAGTACTGGCTTTTCAAATTTTACAGAAAGCACATTGTATCCGTTGCTCTTTCGTTTAGAACAACGCAAAGCCGTGACTGTTGAACGATTTTCATCACCCAAGGGTCCTAGCCGCAAATATTATATTGTCACATCACAAGGTTTGAATGAACTTCATCAATTCCGCGAAAATTGGTTTGAACTTTGCCAATTAGTAGATAAAGTTTTTGAGGAGGAGTCAAAATGACAAATAAGTACTTTTCATTAAAAAGGCTAACCGTCTAAGAATGACATTTGTTTCCGACACAAGCCAATCTCAAATAAAAGAGGTTGTACGTTATCTAAAACGTGTGAGCTGGGACTTTTGTGGAATTGAATTGCTGTATAGTGACTTAATTGATATGACAATCGAAGCAAATAAAAATGGGCAGGAATTATTCGATGTCGTTACAGATGCAAAAACTTTTGCAAACAGCGTAAAAAACGAATTGAATCGATTGACAATATTTGATTATTTTTTGGTACTATTTCCTCCTTTTCTTTTCTGGGGATGGGGCATTGAAGGGCTTGTTTTACTGTTACTGGTGCCACAATTTGAATTCGGATTGTCGTTGGGTTATTTAATTCAGTTCTCTATTTGCCTGATTTCCGCATGTGTCTTGTTGAGACGTATTATGGAAAAGGTCGGTTTTCCTCCTAGCAAACATCGTATGAAGTTTGCTGCATTTATGGTTGCATATGTCATTA
Above is a genomic segment from Faecalibacterium taiwanense containing:
- a CDS encoding DUF6809 family protein; the encoded protein is MILEAMYNGEFYPCETVVPTSPEYRKAVIACEKLMEQLSQRLSKEDYELVQELRAQTAIAQCEESESHFKYGFSAGLMFSRKPMNKCSRRKKIDEESRLSRKKLFGRFQHSPVDLFTLL
- a CDS encoding TnpV protein, translating into MKELKPRIHENGMDYVLVGDYYVPDLKLPEERRPIGHWGRLHQSYLKLHRPMLYNELILSGRLHTVVADLNEQAADRLDLIIRQMMKAEGVTEAMKAENQMLWVQSMNSIRCRAEEIIKTELIYC
- a CDS encoding DUF4368 domain-containing protein is translated as MRKSEKITALYERLSRDDFGKDDDQQRESNSISNQKAMLEEFAARQGFTNIVHFTDDGISGTCFDRPGFLAMMKEVEAGNVEYLCIKDMSRMGRDYLKVGQIMEILRQRGVRLIAINDGVDSARGDDDFTPFRNIMNEYYARDTSRKIRSTFQSKGKSGKHLTGTVIYGYLWNEARDQWLIDPEAAEVVKRIFSMTIDGYGPYQIASKLKSEKVLIPSAYLAQHGEGVNKNKTFKDVYDWGSSTICNILEKREYLGHTINFKTRKHFKDKKSHYVPEDEWTIFENTHEPIIDQQTFDLVQKIRGNVRRYPDGWGEAAPLTGLLYCADCGGKMYVHRTNNGKRISQYTCSQYSKVPVGKLCTTQHRINEDVVLSLVSEMLKAIAEYAKHDRAEFVRVVQEAQSSQQTTEVRKQRTRLATAKQRVSELEVLLCKIYEDNILGKLSDSRYATLDAQYEKEQSELTAEISALEKAIKSYEKHEKDADRFIALIDKYENFDKLTIAMLNEFIEKILVHERDRKGSIQTTQEVEIYFNFVGRFVPPAFGEVELTPEELEEIRKREERKDRLHQNYLKRKANGKQKEYEERTKAKKKAEIEARKQAIRTEDIARGVFIPVSSLPQLGPRKGA
- a CDS encoding PadR family transcriptional regulator; amino-acid sequence: MGSNPQLLKGVIEFCVLKIISQKPTYGYEILSQLKSTGFSNFTESTLYPLLFRLEQRKAVTVERFSSPKGPSRKYYIVTSQGLNELHQFRENWFELCQLVDKVFEEESK